The sequence below is a genomic window from Candidatus Peregrinibacteria bacterium.
AGAGCGGAAGCGGCAAAAATTACCATGCTCGTGATGAAGCTTGCAGAGGAACAGAAAAAGCAGTAAGCGGTAAGCGATAAGCAATATGTCCCATGCGAATTTAGCTTATTGCTTACTGCTCCTGAGATATGTTCGTGATATTTCTATTGCGAATTTGTATAAAAACTATTTTGCGAGATGTTCTTTTACCTTGTTAATAACATCTTGAAAGGAAGTATTACTCTTTACGATATAGTCCACGGCCCCCAAATCTTTCGCTCTCTCAATCTCATCCTTTTGTCCAAGGTTTGAGAGAACAATAACTTTCAAATTCGCAAAAACCGAATCTTTCTTGATATCTTCGAGTACCTCAAACCCGTCTTTGATCGGCATCATAATATCGAGAAGCAGAAGATCAGGTTTCTTCTCACGGATTTTTTGAAGTGTTATTTCTCCGTTTGGGACAACAAGCACTTCATATCCTTCATTTTTGAGTTTAAATTCATAAATCTCTGCATAATCAACCTCATCTTCAGCGATGAGGATATATCCTTTTTTTTGTTGAGGAGAAAGGGTGTTATCAGACATAGAAAAGAAAAAAAGAATAGAAAATTTATGATTTTTGAAAAGTCGGAAATACCATTGAAAATGTGGAGCCTTTGTTTTCCTCACTTTCAAAGCCCACACTGCCTCCCCATTTTTCTACATACGATTTTACCAGATAAAGTCCAAGTCCTGTACCACTTTCTGTACTGCGAGTGGCATTTTCTCCGCGATAAAATTTCCCAAAAAGCCTGCTGTGATCCCTTCGCGGAATTCCCATTCCCGTATCAATAATATCAATTTGCAGTTTTTTTTCTACCTCCTGTACGACAACACGAACTATCCCTTGAGGGCGATTAAACTTTACCGCATTTGAAACTAAGTTTTGAATAACTTCCCGAAAAAGTTTCGGATCAACAAGAATATGTGGAAGCGATGGTTCTTGCGCTTCAA
It includes:
- a CDS encoding response regulator; protein product: MSDNTLSPQQKKGYILIAEDEVDYAEIYEFKLKNEGYEVLVVPNGEITLQKIREKKPDLLLLDIMMPIKDGFEVLEDIKKDSVFANLKVIVLSNLGQKDEIERAKDLGAVDYIVKSNTSFQDVINKVKEHLAK